In Carassius gibelio isolate Cgi1373 ecotype wild population from Czech Republic chromosome B13, carGib1.2-hapl.c, whole genome shotgun sequence, one genomic interval encodes:
- the LOC127970389 gene encoding metal transporter CNNM1 codes for MSFYNPLSIMAADAADALLPHRIPGPCLLPLLLLIASALPTPSHGLLGFRPEDTGGDLSVQDGLLKAIEGTRFMLRVYYAASPQRLNRTFSSAGSTAAPWIAFIEEPEPGREGQVHPKRNLCVEESARSSDIELLGSFKSTSSQNSILVELLAKELRRGENIKYYSMCAFDGIKWEHYRTRDFWLAVVERPPHADGWLQAGLSVLLLALSALFSGLVISMLALDPVELKVLQNSGTDKEQKYAHKIESVRKHGNYVLCTLVLCNVLTNTFLVVWMCQILGVTPVSTAACTFLIFFIGEILPHSVASRHGLAIASKTVWLTKMLMLLTFPITYPISKLLDNMLHQEISNFYTREKLLAMLRVTDPYHDLVKEELNIIQGALELRSKTVEDVLTPLNDCFMLASDAILDFYTMSDVMQSGYTRIPVFENERSNIVDILFVKDLAFVDPDDCTPLKTITQFYKHPLHCVFNDTKLDAVLEQFKKGKSHLAIVQRVNNEGEGDPFYEVMGIVTLEDVIEEIIKSEIVDETDLYTDNRTKRRVSHHERKQQDFSIFKLSESEMKVKVSPQLLLATHRFLATEVEPFKSTHLSEKILLRLIKHPSVVQELKFDEKNKRSPKHYLFQRNKPVDYFILILQGRVEVEIGKEGLKFENGPFTYYGLPAIMTILPTVHRSPSRSSGLNHSDTTIHGGSLGQLSISGGPYLPDYSVRQLTDLQIIKITRNHYQNALTATRMDSSPQTPDAESHAPGERMTIPETRSNSIALPLTEPRPCLTRFHQHSHLYRQPDSTSTLNERNRIVRSKSDGQKSPSDSVFLRMDNTPYIRDTRVERKEGTDATAVPMETDLSTSQLISSHSLGASDENLGKKLLRKLSNKKRKKSCDGDKPLEDNPEQSQVKT; via the exons ATGTCCTTCTACAACCCACTCAGCATCATGGCTGCGGATGCTGCGGATGCTCTCCTCCCGCACCGCATCCCCGGACCATGCCTCCTGCCCCTGCTCCTCCTGATCGCCTCCGCTCTCCCCACACCGAGCCACGGGCTGCTGGGCTTCCGACCGGAGGACACGGGAGGAGATCTGTCCGTGCAGGACGGACTGTTGAAGGCCATAGAAGGGACGCGGTTCATGTTACGCGTGTACTATGCAGCATCACCGCAGAGGCTCAACCGGACCTTCAGCAGCGCCGGCAGCACTGCTGCGCCGTGGATCGCTTTCATAGAAGAACCGGAACCGGGGAGAGAGGGGCAGGTGCATCCCAAACGCAACTTGTGCGTGGAGGAGAGCGCCAGGAGCTCGGATATAGAGCTCCTCGGATCTTTCAAGTCAACCTCCAGCCAGAACTCCATCCTGGTGGAGCTGCTCGCCAAAGAACTGCGGAGAGGAGAGAACATCAAGTATTACTCAATGTGCGCCTTTGACGGGATCAAATGGGAGCACTACCGGACGCGCGACTTCTGGCTGGCGGTGGTAGAGCGGCCGCCGCATGCGGACGGGTGGCTACAAGCGGGTCTTTCGGTGCTGCTTCTAGCGCTTTCCGCGCTTTTCAGCGGACTGGTAATCAGCATGCTCGCGCTGGACCCGGTGGAGCTCAAAGTGCTGCAGAACAGCGGCACGGACAAGGAGCAAAAGTACGCGCACAAGATCGAGTCGGTGCGCAAACACGGCAACTACGTCCTGTGCACCTTGGTGCTGTGCAACGTGCTCACCAACACTTTCCTGGTGGTCTGGATGTGCCAGATCCTCGGAGTGACGCCCGTCTCTACTGCGGCGTGCACTTTTCTCATCTTCTTCATCGGAGAGATCCTGCCGCACTCCGTTGCGTCCAGGCACGGGCTGGCTATCGCATCCAAGACCGTGTGGCTGACCAAGATGCTGATGCTGTTGACTTTCCCCATCACATATCCCATCAGCAAACTCCTAGACAATATGCTGCACCAGGAAATCAGCAACTTCTACACCCGTGAAAAGTTGCTGGCTATGCTGAGAGTTACCGACCCGTACCATGACCTGGTGAAAGAAGAGTTGAACATCATCCAGGGAGCTCTGGAACTCAGGAGCAAAACGGTGGAAGATGTGCTGACCCCTCTCAATGACTGCTTCATGCTGGCCTCGGATGCCATCCTGGACTTCTACACCATGTCAGACGTGATGCAGAGCGGATACACTCGCATTCCTGTGTTCGAGAACGAACGGTCTAATATTGTTGATATACTGTTCGTCAAAGATCTGGCATTTGTTGATCCAGATGACTGCACCCCGTTAAAAACCATCACTCAATTCTACAAGCACCCACTGCACTGTGTCTTTAACGACACCAAACTGGATGCAGTGCTGGAGCAATTCAAGAAAG GGAAATCTCATTTGGCTATCGTACAGAGGGTCAATAACGAAGGAGAAGGGGATCCTTTCTATGAAGTCATGGGCATCGTCACTCTAGAAGATGTCATCGAGGAAATCATCAAGTCTGAGATTGTGGACGAAACGGACCTCTACA CTGATAACCGTACGAAGAGGAGAGTGTCCCACCACGAGAGGAAACAGCAAGATTTCTCCATATTTAAACTGTCAGAGAGTGAAATGAAGGTCAAAGTCTCACCACAGCTTCTGCTCGCAACACATCGCTTTCTAGCAACAG AAGTAGAGCCTTTTAAGTCGACGCATCTCTCAGAGAAGATCCTCTTGCGGTTGATAAAGCACCCAAGCGTGGTGCAGGAACTCAAGTTTGATGAGAAAAACAAGCGATCACCAAAGCACTACCTCTTCCAGCGTAACAAGCCTGTGGATTATTTCATCCTCATATTGCAG gGTCGAGTGGAGGTAGAGATCGGTAAGGAGGGACTAAAGTTTGAAAATGGGCCATTTACATACTATGGCTTACCTGCTATCATGACCATCCTACCCACAG TCCACAGATCACCGTCCCGGAGCAGCGGTCTCAATCATTCAGATACTACAATCCACGGAGGCAGTCTGGGTCAACTGAGCATCAGCGGAGGACCGTATTTACCAGACTATTCAGTTCGCCAGCTCACAGACCTACAGATCATTAAG ATCACTCGTAACCATTATCAGAACGCTCTGACAGCTACACGCATGGACAGCTCTCCGCAAACCCCCGACGCAGAGAGTCATGCGCCCGGGGAGAGAATGACAATCCCTGAGACACGCTCCAACAGCATCGCCCTTCCTCTGACAGAACCACGGCCCTGTCTGACCCGATTCCACCAGCACAGCCACCTCTACAGACAGCCAGACAGCACCAGCACCCTTAATGAGAGGAACCGCATCGTCC GAAGTAAGTCCGATGGACAGAAGAGCCCCAGTGACTCCGTGTTCCTGCGTATGGATAACACCCCATATATAAGAGACACTCGTGTGGAGAGAAAAGAAGGAACTG ATGCGACGGCCGTTCCCATGGAGACGGACCTGTCTACATCCCAGCTCATCAGCTCTCACTCTCTGGGTGCCTCGGATGAGAACCTGGGGAAAAAACTGCTCCGGAAACTCA gcaacaaaaaaagaaagaagtctTGTGATGGAGATAAACCTTTGGAAGACAATCCTGAACAATCACAGGTGAAGACCTAG
- the got1 gene encoding aspartate aminotransferase, cytoplasmic, whose translation MSIFGEVPQAAPVAVFKLTADFREDQNPRKVNLGVGAYRTDEGQPWVLPVVRKVEKMIADDHSLNHEYLPILGLPEFRSSSSKIALGEDSPAIKDNRVGAVQCLGGTGALKIGAEFLRRWYNGTDNTKTPIYVSAPTWENHNAVFSNAGFEDIRPYKYWDAGKRGLDLEGFLGDLESAPDHSIFVLHACAHNPTGTDPTQDQWKQIADVMKRKSLFAFFDSAYQGFASGNLDKDAWAVRYFVSQGFELFCAQSFSKNFGLYNERVGNLTVVAKDQDNLNRVLSQMEKIVRITWSNPPSQGARLVAITLNTPELFAEWKDNVKTMADRVLLMRAQLKEKLKALGTPGTWEHITEQIGMFSFTGLNSKQVEYLVKEKHIYLMASGRINMCGLTTKNIDYVAESIHEAVTTVQ comes from the exons CTTACAGGACAGATGAAGGTCAGCCCTGGGTTCTGCCCGTGGTGAGAAAAGTGGAGAAGATGATCGCTGATGACCATAGTTTGAACCACGAGTACCTGCCCATTCTAGGCCTGCCAGAATTTCGTTCAAGCTCATCTAAGATCGCTCTGGGTGAAGACAGTCCTGCCATCAAGGACAATCGG gtAGGAGCCGTGCAGTGTTTAGGTGGCACTGGTGCTCTGAAGATCGGAGCAGAGTTTCTTCGTCGTTGGTATAATGGAACTGACAACACAAAAACACCCATTTATGTGTCGGCACCCACATGGG AGAACCACAATGCTGTTTTCTCTAACGCTGGATTTGAGGACATCCGTCCATACAAATACTGGGATGCAGGGAAGCGTGGACTCGATCTGGAAGGTTTTCTGGGTGACCTAGAG AGCGCACCTGATCACTCCATCTTTGTGCTGCATGCCTGCGCTCACAATCCCACCGGCACAGATCCCACCCAGGACCAATGGAAGCAGATCGCTGATGTCATGAAG CGAAAGAGTCTGTTTGCCTTCTTTGATTCAGCCTATCAGGGTTTTGCCTCAGGAAATTTAGATAAGGACGCCTGGGCTGTCCGCTATTTTGTGTCACAAGGTTTTGAATTATTCTGTGCCCAGTCATTCTCAAAGAACTTCGGTCTGTACA ATGAGAGAGTGGGGAACCTGACTGTTGTAGCCAAAGACCAAGACAATTTGAACCGTGTATTGTCTCAAATGGAGAAGATCGTTCGCATTACCTGGTCCAACCCTCCGTCCCAGGGTGCACGTCTGGTTGCCATCACACTCAACACCCCTGAACTCTTTGCTGAATG GAAGGACAATGTGAAGACCATGGCAGACAGAGTCCTGCTCATGCGTGCTCAGCTGAAGGAAAAACTCAAAGCACTGGGAACTCCTGGAACCTGGGAGCACATCACTGAACAGATCGGCATGTTTAGCTTCACTGGTCTCAACT CTAAGCAGGTGGAGTACCTGGTGAAAGAAAAGCACATTTATCTTATGGCGAGCGGTCGCATAAACATGTGTGGCCTCACCACCAAGAACATCGACTATGTGGCCGAGTCCATTCATGAGGCTGTCACTACAGTCCAATAA